The Terriglobia bacterium genome segment CTCACGGGCAGGCCGGGTTGCGTGGGGCCGTTCGGGAAACCCGGGTTCAACACTGCATTTACATCGCGCTGTTCCTGCCCAAAGTAGTAGTTGACGTTCCAGCTGACGGTGCTTGCCGGCTTGAGAACCAATGCAAAATGCTGCGATTTGAACCCGTTGAAATCTTCAACCTGTTGCGCACCATTGGTGAGCATGTACGTGAAATTCAGCTTGGGGCTGAAGTTGTAACTTGCACGGAAGCCCATGTGGTAAAACGGCAGAAAGTTGAAGTAATAGGACCGCGAATAGTTGATCTGGTCCTTGTTGTAGTTGCCTTCCGACCCAAGCGAGCTTGCCCATTTGCCAAAATCCACTGTGAGTCCGCTTCCTACCGGGAAAATATAAGTGCCATAGGCCTGCCACACCGGGCGGTACACCTGCGGGCGAAGCTCATTGGCGGCGCTGCCCTGAACGGTTTCCGTGGCCTGGCCATACTGGAAATCGAGACGCACTCCATAGCGCCGTTTCAAATCAAGATCAGGCGCGCGCTCGATGACAAGATTCGCCTGATTGAGGCTGAAGCTGTTGCTGCTTACATCGTAGGCGCGAAGGAGATTTACGCGGCCGATCGGCTGGTTGAAGTTGTACCCGTAGTAGCCGTCGAGGGCGCCATTAATCGTTGTGCCATGGAAGAAATCCAGGATGGCGCGATCATCTTTGCTGATGGCCTGGGCCTCTGCCGCTGGCGGTGGAGCACTCGACTGTGCGGACACAATCTGCGCGGTGTTTGCCGGCTGAGAACCTGTGCCCTGATTACGCTCAAGCTGTTCGATTCTTGACTGAAGCTTCAGGACCAGCTCTCGCAATTGTTGAACTTCAGGACCGGACGATCTGATTTCCTGGGCTGCTGCTGGAACAGAGCAAAACAAGAGTTCACCAGTAAGTATCAACACGCTGACTACAGCAAGGCTTCGTTTGGAGCGCATAAACCACCCTTCTGGTCTAAACGCTTTAAATTCTCTGGTTTTGCTCAGATTTCGTTCCGTGACCCATATCACAGCGACCGAGAACACGTAGAGCAGCCCGCCCAGCAGATTCTGAGCGGGAATCAGTTTGTGCTCACTCTGGCTGTCCTGCATGAGCTCTGCCGCCTGGACTGCGTTTAAGCAGAGGGCTCCGGCAACAGCACCGACGATCAATTTGCTTACAAATACTTGACTTAATAGCTTCATAAATTCGCGCAATCCTCACCTTCCGAAAATAAATCTCTTGTCTGCAACAAGGGGGCCGCACAACCCGCAATTCTGCCAGTCCTGTGTTTTCAATCGACAGGGCCACTCAGTTGTTCCTGTAGTTGAAGCGCTAAGACTGTGGCTTAAGGAGAACAGGGGGATTGTTCTAT includes the following:
- a CDS encoding porin; protein product: MRSKRSLAVVSVLILTGELLFCSVPAAAQEIRSSGPEVQQLRELVLKLQSRIEQLERNQGTGSQPANTAQIVSAQSSAPPPAAEAQAISKDDRAILDFFHGTTINGALDGYYGYNFNQPIGRVNLLRAYDVSSNSFSLNQANLVIERAPDLDLKRRYGVRLDFQYGQATETVQGSAANELRPQVYRPVWQAYGTYIFPVGSGLTVDFGKWASSLGSEGNYNKDQINYSRSYYFNFLPFYHMGFRASYNFSPKLNFTYMLTNGAQQVEDFNGFKSQHFALVLKPASTVSWNVNYYFGQEQRDVNAVLNPGFPNGPTQPGLPVSTITPTPDGREHIFDTYMTWNATPKLTLVGEADYVVNRAFSNSAPQHVTGGAAYARYQIAPKFALAGRGEYLSDRGGLFSGATQALKETTATAEYKFADGFLARMEWRRDFSNQPFFLTDIPGKLKKEQNTATLGLIWWFGQKQGAW